A region of the Scatophagus argus isolate fScaArg1 chromosome 14, fScaArg1.pri, whole genome shotgun sequence genome:
AAAggtgttttgatttgtgtgtcCTGACTGCGCTCTGCTGGTGAGAAGATGAACTGATGCTCTGTGCTGTCCATGGTGTCACACTTTGCACAcccagtgtggtgtgtgtgtgtgtgcttcatgtCGAGACAGATGAATACATTTCATTGGCGATTTATTAGATACACctaaaactaatgcagtttTTGATGCTGTTGAATTGTATTGAGCTGTattgattaatttattattattactattatactACTATTATATTTCTTACAATATTTACTGTCCTCATTGATGCAAATGGAGCAGGCAGTACATCATAAATACCTCTCAGTCAGGGTACACAGTTAATGTGGGATCTGCCagtgactttttaaaatatttttctgctggCTCTAAATCTGCACCTTCACAAATGTGAAGATTAGCTGCTTTAGCTTTAAATTACTTTCATAATTTTCTCAACAATCTTGACTTTGCACTTTTGGTATCAGCAAACAAACTTTAAGAAAGTGCCATTTTCTGGGTGTTTGTTGAATTTTAACAAACCAAGCAATGGAATCAGCAGGTTAATCCACACTGAAATGAATTATTGGTTGCAACCCTAAACAAAGTAGTTTAAAATGAGCTCCACTTTAACCAACTACAACAGTCTAATCCTGCTGTTACATTACTGTCCGAGTCATGATGAGCTCCTGAGAGCAGATATCATGTCCAAGCCCATTTTAATAAATGTCATTAAACTAAGATTTATCGACGGACTGTTGTGTCAAACTGCATTAGCTTtagtgtgtgtagtgtgtgaaGGATGCTGTAGAGGCGACGCTCTGCGGGAATGTAATCTGTAGATATGCAGAGTGATATCTGCTGCTAGTGCTGAGGGTGAAACCACTTTTTCTCGGCCGATCAGCTGCATAGACGGAAGAGAAGATCTGACTGGTCTGCGTCAGAATCGGTGAACTGGATGTGGAAAACATGACTCGTTAGAACAGCAGTTTGTCTGAGACAACAAATTCTGAATGAAATTATGCAAATGTTTGAGTATTTACACAATGCTCAGTGAAGACTTTTCCAACCTGAAGTCTGAAGGCAGCTGACTTCTTTCCAGTTTTCAGTCACGTCTGCTGCTAAACGCATTTAATGTCTGTTGCTCTTTTAAACGTGTTTTCTCATCCTCCAGTTGTTTTGCACAGTGAGTCCAGAGTctaaatatcagaatcagaaatcaaaagaactcaaagaaatacatataatatatactGTACTATAACTAAACAAAATAACCAAGCAAGTTGTGGAAACTTTATtctttaaataatttcaaataccTTTTAAATTGCACAGCTCTGTCATGAAGAATTTGTCTTTGGCAGCACAAAAGTACATAAATGCAGCTAGCGTTTCACCCACCTTCATCACAGCTTgtgtaataaaacacagaggtgGTATAATTATTAACAGTGTGTAATGAATGGCATTCGTTTACTTTTATCCACAGATTATCATACAATGTTAACAAAGACAAGCGGAAAGTAAACAAGCTTTTATCAgatttcctgctgctgtggtgcTTTTTCATACCGATGTGAATGATGTTGATGGTGGCAGCTAGTAACAGTTTAGAGTTTTTACCAGCTTGTGCATCACGTAACGTCACTTAAAACAAAAGATTGTTGTTTGTCACAGCCTTGAGCCATGAGGAATTCAGTGTGTTCATCTCAACagaagctgacagacagacacacgtaTTCCACCCCCCATAAGTAAGATGGTGTCGAAGGTGGAATATATGacatgggggcagccgtggtcTAGAGGGTAAAGAAGCgacttgtgattggaaggttgctggtttgattcccccaccggacacgcaggaaaaatttgagtgtggtgcaGTGATAATttccccaccccccattagccagctgatgtgctcttgagcaaggcacttaaccctccaatatgctccccgggcacttgatgcagcccactgctcctgtgtgtttcactgcatgttgcatgtgtgtgtgtttcaatcagtgatgggttaaatgcagagaagtaatttcccagcttgggattaataaagtaacttaaataaataaaaattcactgACGCTGGCTGTCATGCTAACACACACGTCGTTCACTCAGTACGCACTAACGTGTAACCGTCCATGACACCAAAACATGCTGCTCTAACGAGTCTTCACTTTCATGTTCAGAAAGTCATATAACCTTTAATGGCCACTTTTTGTGGTGGGTAGGAGGAATCAAAAATGTTCTTTAGAAGAGCTTTTTATGAAAACTAGACTCAACAGCAAAATCCGAGCTTCTTCATTGCCTCCACTCCAATCATGCACTCAGGCACAGACCTGTACCCACTCTGATCTCACTGATGAGCGCAGCCTGTGGGGAAATTCTGAGTCTGTGGCTTTTCAAGGACAATCACTTCCATCCTTCTGAGCCCCGACGAGAACACAGCAGAGCAACATCTCTCTGCAACATCGTCAGAGAAGGCAGGAATAGTGCAAGTATGTCCATCCCCACCAATGCCCCTCTTCACAGCCATGCCATGGGTGATGAGAGTCACTATCAACCGACCGCACGCTTCCAGTGATGCTTAACCTTCAAGCTGGAGGACCTTGACTATGTAGATTTAACTGCGTCGCTGTCACATCCGTCATCGTGCGTGCAGGCAAAGATGATGAGATTCCGCAAACTGCACAGATCACAGGTCTGAGCTTCAGCacagacaaatcaaaacatttgcTCAGAGAACAGATGGTTAAAGTCTTTACAACAAGCAACAGCACTCGTTCCTCTGGAGCTGGTGCCAATGCAAACACCTGCGTTCGAGCAAAAAACGAACgaacaaatcaaattttctCATGCATAATGGCTGGTAATTATTATACAGCATGAGAACTTgttccaaaataaaatattgcaaaatGACAATAGTGTAGGAAATAGTGTAACTAAATTATCCAATAATACAACAAGTATGACTAGAAGCACAGGAGTCAAAGTGTCACTGTGTGCTCTGTTGGTGCTCTGTGCTGTAGGCATTTGGATTAGCACTAAAAAAGTAATTCAGGTTTGATATCCAGCTCAGGCCCAGACCAACACACTATGAAGATCAGCAAATGACATTCAGAGAAAATTCATAATACTTTAGTTCTGCAACTGGAAACAAAATGGTGCTAAATTGATCCAAAAATAACCCAAATCTCAAAGTGAACAAACCTGACATTCATTTTGCACTCGGGTCTGCAGAACTGTTGTTCAGaaactgatttctgatttctgcgTTTAAGGTAGCGTAGGAATGTTACTAACTGTTGACAGCTGACTGAGAACCCATGACCTACTTTTAACCTCATCCACACTTCAGTCAGCTTGGTAGGAAATTATTGGGCCTCTGGTGATTTACTGCTTAAGTTTCTTGTAGTGTGAACACATAAAAAGAGATGTGGAACTGAGGTGGAAAAGGTCACCTGTAAACGACCTGACTGAAGATTTAGCCAAAGAACAAAGAAGCCGTAACAAGACTGACAAGGTCTGAAATCTTAAGGAAAGACCCTCCTGCACTCTGTATATCCCTGTGAATAAAGATGGTTAAAGTACCCAACTGAGAATCTTCCTACAACAGTTCAAGGCTTTTCTTCTTAAGGCAACGTTTCAGATGTTTAATTCAGCTGCTAGAACGGGGCCTTGTGACCGTCAGCGCACTGCAGcataagaaaacacaagcaacCGGAcgaaacacaagcaaataacATGCGCTGCATatgcacacaacaaaaataaacataacacaGCCAACTACAGcaagcagcacagacaaacaacacacacacacacttgtttctAGGGGACACAAATTAGCGATGAACCCAGCTAATGTTACTCGTCAGTGTTGTTGGAGGATGAGCTTGTTAGTTTTATCTCTTTTGTTCAACACTGTGATGCCATGATTCAGACATTGTGCTGAATGCGGAATATATGCTGTTAACCTAGCCTTAGCCTTCCGCTTAAAATCCCCCCTCAGTTCAAATATCTGATGTTGTGGATTTGTCTGTTTGGTTGTGTTGCGTGTCCCACATGCCCATATGTTTtggatggatgaatatatgTTGGAAAGCCTGTTGTTGAATTGACAAGTCACTGCTGATAAATAACAAAGGGGGTGAATTTGGTGGTCACCTGTGAGTAATTTCAATGTTAATTTCTGTATAGGATGCTGGCCTACGGGGAGGGAGAAAGACCTTTGGCAGTCACATGCTGAAACACTGAGAAATTAAAGAACAGCTGGAGCCAACAAATTCCTCCAACATGGACCCAAATCGGATTTCATTTGACTTGATTGTCAATGATAGCTCGCAATTATCATTATACAAGTTAGCTGACAAAACTTACTAAGACCTCAGCTGcaaaaatgcttcaaaatgtctgtttggtGCATCTTACTGCAGCACAGTCATCCTTTTAAAACTGCAGACAGGAGACTTGTGGTGGTAAATTTGGCCTTTTGCCTTACATTGTTCACTTCATTACAGCAGTAAGAGCACAGAAAAGCAAGTATaaaccaaatattttgatagatttaatttgaaaaacacaagcagtgaCTGAGCTCAGTAAGAATTAATCAAACAGTGAATGAAATTAGGAACTGGCCAAAGATCTTAGGAACCTTATGCAGGCTCTGTTTGTATTATGTTtactctgctgcagtgtttgttgGCTCCACGGATGTACTTGGACTTAATAGTTTATTACATGGGTTGGCAGTTGTGAGTAATGAATTGTACCTTGTTCCTTGCAGCTTAGATAAACTGCTGGATTCAGGCTTGTATACTGGAGAGATAACAGAGCTGTCAGGAGGCCCAGGAAGTGGCAAATCTCAGGTGAGCATTTCCTGCCTTCCCTCTCCAGGGCTGATCATTCCAGTCACATACATTCCCTCCTTTTTCAGAATACCCTCTTctctgataaaataaaaaattgcataCTGGCTGAAATAATACTTTACCGTTTAGCTAAAACAAATTATCCGAGCTGTCTTTAAATATTCCCTGCACGCTTGTCATGTCTTCTAGGTGTGCTTTGGTGTCGCAGTGCAAATTTCTCACCATTTGAAGCAGAGTGTAATATTTATCGATACGACAGGAGGGCTGACAGCCAGACGCTTGCTTCAGATGCTACAAGCCGAAACAAGTAATACGGAAGAGCAGGTGAGTTGACAGCAATTGCGTTTTGAATAAACATTGCGCGATGTGTaatataaaaccaaacaaactgtcATTTTGCAGATGGAAGCTCTTCAGAGAATCCATATCTTCCGTTTGTTCGACATCTTTTCTTTACTTGACTGTCTGTATGGTCTCCGCAGTGGCAGGCTTCAGCAGGTGGGTTTGCAGAtttttgcgttttttttttttgtttgtttctcttacTTAAAATGTACAGGCAGTCCTGCTGTACCAGGGGAGCCTTttagaaagacagatgaaattTTCAGCAATCtaattttgtcacattttgtattAAGGCGTCTGTTGGCGGTGGCTCTGTCAAGGCAGTGATCGTGGACTCGGTGTCAGCCGTTATCGCTCCTCTACTGGGAGGCAAACAAAATGAAGGTGATATCTCTTTCTGCTAGTCCATCATAGTCCATCATACCTGAGGCTGTGTTTACACCCGAGCCTGTAAACGCCAAATGCCTGTCTGGAAATAAATCTCACAACaggccccccacccccacacacaaacacacacatgttttggAAGTGTGACACCTAAGTTAGTTCCAGTCATAAGAAAGTgtgaaaataacacagaaacTTAAACCCCACCCTTAATTCAAAGAGAACTTCCTTGCTAAGAATTGGTTTATAAAAAGTTCCAAAACTCATCTGACCAAACGCTCATTACAGCAGGattcattaattaataaaaagtgttttgttaaaAGCTATAGACACTTTAGAACTTTAGGTAAACATTATCAGTCCATGTGGTCTCATTTACtcagaaacaaatgaacacCTGACCAACCTCAACCTTTGAGAAAGTTACAGTTCATTTCCCTTCAGGCTCTTTGATTTTTCTCTACGCCGAGCAAGTCTGGTCAAATAGAACAACccacaaataacaaatgaaacTAAATGGCTAAGAACATTCAGTATAACAGTGTAACATTGGCACTTTGGGCTGTTTCTCCAAACTGCTTGTTGAAGATCAAAAGAATTAGCTCAGTTCAGAAGATGATTTTGCAATCAGTGAATACTGACATGAAGTATTTACATTACAGAGGAATTAGTAATGTCAAAAAATGGGAATTCTTTAGGCCATATTTGGTTGACTTGTTCACATTCAGTCACTTTTCTGAAACGAACCTCAGAAGACGAGTCAAAGCTCTTGATTGATGCACTATCGAGTTACATCTTCAGAAATGATCCCACAGATACCGGCTGTCTGCCCGGAACGATAAAATGTTCATCTGGGAATAAACCACATAAACTAAAGAGCCACAAGGTGTGTAACATCGGTTCTGGATGTACTATTAACGTGATATCATTACTTCATGTTTAAATATTGTAGTTAAACACCAGTATATCTCAACACCAACATATGTTTCCACATACTGTGCCGCTGAAGTACTTATGGCAAGCTGGAGCAGAGGCTGTAACTGTTGGTTTCAGTCTGGACTAACATTTTAGCATTCTGAGCACACAGTGGCCATCTGGGATCACAAAAATTCCTTGAAGATACAACCTGAGCAGAGAACTCTGTGTGGCTGAATCATACTGAGGGTACAGATGCTGCCGATCACGTCCATACTACATCCTGCTTCAAAGCAAAGTGATACAGTTAAGGAACAGTCAGTGTACACACTAGAACAAGCTTGACTTTGGGGTAAATAAAGGTAGAACCTTAGTTTAGCGTGATAGCTTGCTTATATTTGTTAATCAGcactgaggctgatgggattGTCAGTAATTTTGCAGGCATTTGGTCATGAAGCGAAGtattggacaaactgaaattctCACCTGATGATTCTGTTCGGCAAAGAGCTGAAGCCCCTGAAAactttgtttcacatttctctATAATGTTGACTAAATAAGCAACCATCAAAGTCAAAGTTTGGgcaaaagtatttttatttattgaaagtTTAACACTCAAACTGCTGAGATGAACCTCGTCTCTGTGCTTTGATCAGAGTCAAGACTGACAGCGCTGGCAACATCAGCAAACCGCacaggttttctttttgctctgcCCACTTCACACCTGTGAGAAGAGCAAGGACAAAACCCCCAATGCAGAAAAGACATTTGATAAGACGATTGATAGCATAGGTTTTTAGGGACTTTAAGATGCCGCCGAAGTTATTAAAATTCATGTTGTGAATATGAATGACTgtttgtaccaaatttcatgatAATCCGTCTCTTGTTTTCAAAGTCATTGGCTGACTAAAGCTGCTATCCCTTGAGCCCTGCTGTCAAAGTAGCTATAGGCAACATAAGTCAATCATAAGAATATTAAAGACTGTAAATATCACAACGTTAATACTGGAGCCTGAGTTACTGCTCTTGAATTGCTTAGAAAGTACCACTGAAAGACACTGGGAGTATTCTATACACGAACAAACCTCTACAACTTCCTGTGCCTCCAGGCATGTCCTTGATGATACAAGTGGCAGGAGTTCTTAAGACGATGGCAAAGGACTTCAATGTAGCTGCTTTGGTAAGCATGACACAGTCCTTGACGTATTCTACTCTGAATGCAAGATGCGTCAGCAGTGTCAGTCTAAACTCTCTGTAAACCCTTTCACGCTTCCTCTTGTTACTGCCTCGAGACCTGAAGTGAAAACTAAACAAGTTTTTTCATCCTTATTttgataagaaaacaaaaccaagacaataaaaacaccaaaaggtTTGTTATCTCGGGCAATTGAaggtgtaaaacaaaaaatttgTTTGTTAGATCAACTGTGTGACTGGAGGTTCTGATTATGTAAAATGTGAACTAATCACATTAAAAAGCATGTACCAAAGATAATTTGCTTTCACCTCAAATCATCAAGTTATTTGAAGTGAGATAATTTGATAGGCTGTTTGATGGTCCCATTAGATTAAAAGTGGAGCTGAAGTGGATCTGATTGTCctacttgtatttttttcttccccctctgTCAAAGCTTTCATTATCTCTGTGTGCTATACTAAGCCataaaacagaatgaagaaTTGGtgtggaaaaatatttaaaaaactaaacatgatGGTGTCTGGGCCTGCAGGTTACAAACCATGTTACAAGGAGCGACAGCGGGGAGGTGCAGCCCGGCCTCGGCGTGTCGTGGAGTCACATCCCCAGAACCAGAGTCCTGCTGGAGCGAGTAGAGAAGGCCGTGGCCGTCAGCCGGTCCAGTCTGCGCTCCGCCACGCTCATCAAGTCTTCCAGACAGGTACTGTGGGCAGCACTGACTCGCACAGGCCAGTATTGATTCTGTAAAAGAGGTTTCGTTGAGAGGCAAATGTCAAAACGTCTTGTTAAGATGGGAGACTTTGATGTTGCGTTTGCCCCCTTTTACAAGTTTGGTTAGATAAAGAAACTCTGCATTTCCACTTAAAAGTGGCTTGCAGCAAGATTTTTCTGAGAAACGTTCACCAGTCATATCAGTGGAACTCACAAAGACAGGCTGTGACAGACGACAGTCTCATTCTGCTGAGCTGGCTCCAGGACACTGGGCTGTTCTAGTGTCATGCACAGCCACTTGTCCATCTACGACATGTGGCAAAATGCAAAACCATGCGTGAGCACTCCAGTTGAGCCGGACCCTGTCCACTGTAAAACGCTCAAATCCTCTGGTAGTTTTCTTGTGAGAGAAGTTGTTATTTCCTGTCGTCTCTGGCTGCTGTTTGGAGCTGTGACATCACCTAACGCCGGCGACAGGGCCTAATACTGCTCACCAAGTGGATCTCAGTCTTTTATCGTTACATTTCATTATCGATTAGTCTGTCAagtattttcacaataaatagtttagtctatataatgtccaaccaacagtcaaaaacccaaagactctttcatttactgtcacaaaTGATGAACAAAGGCAGCGAATCCATAACATTTAAGAAAGCTGGgaccagaaaatgtttgacatttttgctttaaaaatgacaggACCTCATTTAAGTAATCAAGGTACCAGCTTGTCTCGCTAAAGTTTTTAAAACCAGACTTTAAGTGTGTATTATTGACAACAAGATAAAACGCCAGTTGTTTCTGAAAACTGCTCCATAGTCTTTGTTTGTCAGTCCACAAAGGCATCaattatacattttcttttttggagttctaaaaatgtccatcagaTGAAACCAGGAAGCGCTTTGACATGACACACTGACAGTAAGCACAGCCAGAATGAATGTTTTATAGTGCGGCcgagttgtttttgtttcttaacCAGTAAATCAACACTGTCATGTGCTCTGCTTCTTAGCCCTGTCACATCAAAGAGGAGTTTGACTTGCAGTGGTGGAGTCGC
Encoded here:
- the rad51d gene encoding DNA repair protein RAD51 homolog 4, encoding MVVLREGMCPGLGEDLVRDLRAADIKTVEDLVSSDIEELAQKCSVSYKALFAIRRVLLAQHTAFPVSGADLYEELLSSTAIISTGNPSLDKLLDSGLYTGEITELSGGPGSGKSQVCFGVAVQISHHLKQSVIFIDTTGGLTARRLLQMLQAETSNTEEQMEALQRIHIFRLFDIFSLLDCLYGLRSGRLQQASVGGGSVKAVIVDSVSAVIAPLLGGKQNEGMSLMIQVAGVLKTMAKDFNVAALVTNHVTRSDSGEVQPGLGVSWSHIPRTRVLLERVEKAVAVSRSSLRSATLIKSSRQPCHIKEEFDLQWWSRSGGGSSGKRKLDETDP